The genomic window GGAAGGCGTTAAGCGGAGGGGCCTAAAGATTACCGTCACTGGCAACGTGATGTTCTGGCCCGGTTCATACACGAGGCTCCTGCTCGAAAGATTCGGCCTTATGGACTACATTGAGGGAACGTTCTTCGCGGACGAGGTTAAAGCGTTCAAGCCCATGAGGGAGATGTTCGAGAAACCTCTGAAAGCCTTCAACGTGAAACCAGAAGAGGCCATCCATATCGGCGATACATATGCGGAGGACTTTGAAGGCGCCCTAAAGACCGGCCTCTGGGCGGTCTGGATAAACCCGGAAGCTGAAGGGATTAGGAGAATCCACGAGCGGGGCTTTGAGGTGCCGAGTGTCGAGGGAATTTTGGAGGTGTTAGAGGAAATAGAAAAAAGCTAGCAAAGGAGCTTGGCGTTCACTTCTTCCCCATTTTGAGCCACGCTCCCAGTCCGACCTGCTTCGTCTTCTGGTAGCGCAAGTCCTCCTTACGGTAACCAAAGGCCTTCAGAATTCTCTCTACAGCGGGCAGAACCTGGTTCTCGATGTAGTACTCTGCATCATATCGGTGCTTCGTCGGGTCGAACTCGTCGAAGGGTATCGCCCTGTCCCCAATCCTGCCTGAGCCCTTGAGGACGATGTAGCTTATAACTGTCCCAGGACGGATTTTTATCCCCCTCGAGGCGAGGCGTTTTGCAACTGCCACGTGTGGGCCAGTGGCCTTGTAGTCCTTCAGGTTCCTCGTTATCTGCTCGTGGATGACGAGCTTCTCCGGTGGAACCTCGTACTTGCTGAGCTTTTCTGTCACTTCTTTAACAATCCTAACTGCCTCTTCAACGTCACCGTGCTTGAGTATAGCCTCCAAAACCCTCGCCTGCGTTTCTTTCGCTATCTCGCTCCAGTCACGCCTCACTATCTCAAGCCCGCGCGTCGTTATCTTGCCATCCTCGTCTATTAGGGCATACTTCTTTTTCGTCACGAAGAAGCCCCTGACGTAGAAGCCTTCATACTCGAGTTCAAGCAAACCGGGCAGTTTGGCGTTGATGTACTTGAGGAACTCCATCGCCTTCTTTTTGACCGTTTCGGCATCTGCCCTCGGAATCGTTGCGAAAAATCCATCGGTGTCGGCATACAGCACTTTAAAGCCAAATTTCCCCTCTATTTCTCTTATCGTGGTCTCTATGTACTCCCTGCCCCAGGCGGTAACGCTCTCGGCGCACTCCTTGCAGTACCAGCGGGCCTTTGCGTAGCCGTAGTAGCCGTAGAAGCTGTTGGCGAGGATTTTAATTGCGTGCTGCCTGTAATCGAGGAGTTTCTTCTCCAGCGGGTCGATAGTGGCCTTCATGCGCTTCTTTATCTTCTGTCTCTCCTCTAAAAGGTCGCCGAGAAGGCTTGGAATGAACCCCGGAAAGTCCTTGCAGAACTTATGGCCCACTTGAGGAGCCACATCGTATTCTTTACAGCCCTCCCTGTTGAGAGTGTCGGGCGAAACGTTGTGGGTGATTATTATCGAGGGGTAGAGGCTTCTAAAGTCTAAATACACAATATTGTTCCATAATCCCCGTTCCGGTTCCTTAACGTAACCACCGGCATAACTCTGTCTCCTCCTTGCAAGTTCCCTCTCATCGGGCTTGTTTGGAGCCAATTCGTTCCTCTCGTAGGCTTTCCTCAGGAGAAACCACTCCACAAGGTTGCCCGTACTCGAACGCGATACATCCCAGAGACTCTGGCCTATGAGCCTTGAAAGTTGCGCCTCCATCGGGAAGAACTCCTTTCCAAGCTCAAAAGTTACCTTGGCATCTTCCATCGAGTAGCGGGCTACCCTCTCTAATCCTTCGCCGGTCTCCCATGCAGTTGCTATCTCCTCAGCGTAGACCTTCTCCTTTGGCTTTCCAAAAATGGCTTCATAAACGGCCTCCAGCGTGTAGGTAGGCAGGTTTATCGTGCGCCTTATGACGGGGTACAGGTCGAAGTGAATTCTGCCCTTGACTTCAACGGCGAAGCGGTCTCCCATCCTCTGTATCTTCGGCTCGCTTCCATCTCTACCGAGAATAAACTTGACGCCGAGCTTTTCGGAGCGTCTCTTGAGGTAGGCGAAGTCGAAGTTGTCGCCGTTGTATGTGATGAGAACATCCGGGTCCTTCTCCTTGATGACTTTGAGAAAGCGCTTTATCATCTCCTTCTCCGTTGAAACTACATCAACGTAGGGCAGGTTAATCTTTTTCCAGGTTATAACCCTAGCCCCTTCCTCGTCGGCGTAACTTATCATCAGAATCGGTCCCTCTGCAAACTCTTCGCCCTCGTGGTAGAGCGTCTC from Thermococcus sp. includes these protein-coding regions:
- a CDS encoding HAD family hydrolase codes for the protein MKLVSFDVWNTLLDINVMLDAMAVELSKLVGACIIDVVEGIMLTRERIKAMRSKQVGNPERALEESQELLAELLGINVELVRRATARAVLRVDDEIVLSGAKETLEGVKRRGLKITVTGNVMFWPGSYTRLLLERFGLMDYIEGTFFADEVKAFKPMREMFEKPLKAFNVKPEEAIHIGDTYAEDFEGALKTGLWAVWINPEAEGIRRIHERGFEVPSVEGILEVLEEIEKS
- a CDS encoding DNA polymerase, producing MILDTDYITENGKPVIRVFKKENGEFKIEYDRDFEPYFYALLKDDSAIEEIKKITAKRHGTVVKVKRAEKVKKKFLGRPIEVWKLYFTHPQDVPAIRDKIREHPAVIDIYEYDIPFAKRYLIDKGLIPMEGDEELKMLAFDIETLYHEGEEFAEGPILMISYADEEGARVITWKKINLPYVDVVSTEKEMIKRFLKVIKEKDPDVLITYNGDNFDFAYLKRRSEKLGVKFILGRDGSEPKIQRMGDRFAVEVKGRIHFDLYPVIRRTINLPTYTLEAVYEAIFGKPKEKVYAEEIATAWETGEGLERVARYSMEDAKVTFELGKEFFPMEAQLSRLIGQSLWDVSRSSTGNLVEWFLLRKAYERNELAPNKPDERELARRRQSYAGGYVKEPERGLWNNIVYLDFRSLYPSIIITHNVSPDTLNREGCKEYDVAPQVGHKFCKDFPGFIPSLLGDLLEERQKIKKRMKATIDPLEKKLLDYRQHAIKILANSFYGYYGYAKARWYCKECAESVTAWGREYIETTIREIEGKFGFKVLYADTDGFFATIPRADAETVKKKAMEFLKYINAKLPGLLELEYEGFYVRGFFVTKKKYALIDEDGKITTRGLEIVRRDWSEIAKETQARVLEAILKHGDVEEAVRIVKEVTEKLSKYEVPPEKLVIHEQITRNLKDYKATGPHVAVAKRLASRGIKIRPGTVISYIVLKGSGRIGDRAIPFDEFDPTKHRYDAEYYIENQVLPAVERILKAFGYRKEDLRYQKTKQVGLGAWLKMGKK